From Arcticibacter tournemirensis, one genomic window encodes:
- a CDS encoding RagB/SusD family nutrient uptake outer membrane protein: MKRYIQTVRHGIAMLIVLLSAVSCQKLDLAPHDRDTDLNYWKEPEAALSAVNKCYQSINNADEVLYSDAMTDNAYTKVPNTHNQAVGNGSFSTADSYVASVWDYRYSGIRQCNLLLNNIQQVPGLTDELRNRYIGEATFIRVYHYFELYSKFGDIPYFTNVLSMSDAKSIARTPKAEVVDKLLSDLSAIIDNNYLPASYDSKNTGRITRWAAMGLKARILMFERRYAEVVPVTNAIITNGGFSLFGSYEGLFTVQNENNPEVMLDVQYMAVNREHNIQYHFLPPSLGGYSQLSPLQELVDDYITLDGYSIKNAPAGSYDPANPFSNRDPRLAATIIYTGNSYKKADGTNHVVNTGKNVSPDGYGFSSDASATGYYIKKYWDNSYRANLMSGLNIILMRYADILLMHAEALAEQGQLDATQWDRTIRLIRQRAGFSDSKALNFPGSANLIDIVRRERRCELALEGLRHKDIVRWKTAENVMNGWVHGLYTGDVTGTDNGFVRVENRKFDSAKHYLWPIPQKDRDLNQNLTQNPNW; this comes from the coding sequence ATGAAAAGATATATCCAAACAGTAAGACATGGTATTGCAATGCTTATTGTACTACTCTCGGCAGTGTCCTGCCAGAAGCTCGATCTTGCACCGCACGACAGAGATACCGATCTTAATTACTGGAAAGAACCCGAAGCTGCTCTGTCGGCCGTGAACAAGTGCTATCAGAGTATAAACAACGCCGATGAGGTACTGTATTCTGATGCAATGACTGATAATGCTTATACCAAAGTGCCTAATACGCATAATCAGGCCGTGGGCAACGGCTCCTTCTCTACCGCCGATTCGTATGTGGCCTCCGTATGGGATTACCGCTATTCCGGTATTCGTCAATGTAATCTTCTGTTGAATAATATTCAGCAGGTACCCGGTTTAACCGATGAATTACGCAATCGTTATATAGGCGAAGCAACATTTATAAGGGTTTACCATTATTTCGAACTGTATTCGAAATTTGGTGATATACCTTATTTCACGAATGTTCTTTCTATGAGCGATGCAAAGTCGATCGCCCGTACGCCTAAAGCCGAGGTGGTCGATAAACTGCTGAGTGATTTATCAGCAATTATTGATAATAATTATCTTCCTGCTTCATACGACAGTAAGAATACCGGGCGGATAACCCGCTGGGCTGCCATGGGACTCAAAGCCCGCATCCTGATGTTCGAACGTCGCTACGCTGAGGTGGTGCCTGTCACGAATGCAATAATCACGAATGGTGGTTTCTCCCTTTTCGGAAGTTATGAAGGCCTTTTCACCGTACAGAATGAAAATAATCCCGAGGTGATGTTAGATGTTCAATACATGGCAGTCAACCGCGAACATAACATCCAGTATCACTTCCTGCCTCCTTCATTAGGAGGCTACTCCCAGCTTTCGCCGCTTCAGGAGTTGGTGGATGATTATATCACTCTTGACGGGTATTCTATAAAGAACGCTCCTGCAGGGAGCTACGATCCTGCTAATCCGTTCAGCAACCGTGATCCCCGGCTCGCTGCAACAATTATTTATACCGGAAATTCGTATAAGAAGGCAGATGGTACTAATCATGTTGTCAATACGGGCAAGAATGTATCTCCCGATGGATATGGCTTTTCTTCTGATGCCTCTGCTACAGGGTACTATATAAAAAAATACTGGGATAACAGCTACCGTGCGAATTTAATGTCGGGATTGAACATTATCCTGATGCGTTATGCCGACATCCTGTTAATGCATGCTGAAGCACTGGCAGAGCAAGGTCAATTAGACGCCACTCAATGGGACCGCACGATCCGCCTGATCCGTCAGCGTGCCGGATTTTCAGATAGCAAAGCGCTTAATTTCCCAGGTTCTGCCAATCTGATTGATATCGTTCGCCGCGAACGTCGCTGTGAATTAGCCCTCGAAGGCCTTCGGCATAAAGATATCGTTCGTTGGAAGACGGCCGAAAATGTGATGAACGGCTGGGTCCACGGTCTTTATACCGGAGATGTTACAGGAACAGATAATGGCTTTGTAAGGGTTGAGAACAGAAAGTTTGACTCCGCTAAGCACTATTTGTGGCCTATTCCTCAAAAAGACCGCGACCTGAATCAGAATCTTACACAAAATCCAAATTGGTAA
- a CDS encoding GntR family transcriptional regulator, with product MILEINHESHTPLHKQAETLIRELINKPEYKNGKLLPNEVELSEQLKISRNTLRQAINTLVMEGLLVRKKGVGTRVENKRIFTGASNWLSFSEEMRILGIEIHNFELQIFRHEVSPEAAAFFNIKQGTKVMRLERLRGKKEHPFVYFTSEFNPQIPLSASENYNRPLYEILESDYGIIAQTSKEEISAAAADNFIASKLEIKHGVPILVRKRYVFDIYNNPIEYNVGCYRADSFTYTIESKRNV from the coding sequence ATGATACTTGAGATTAACCACGAAAGTCATACGCCCCTGCACAAACAGGCCGAAACACTTATCAGAGAGCTTATTAATAAGCCTGAATATAAGAATGGGAAGCTTCTTCCAAATGAAGTCGAATTGTCTGAACAATTAAAAATTTCCAGGAACACATTACGCCAGGCAATTAATACGTTAGTGATGGAAGGCTTGCTGGTGAGAAAGAAAGGCGTAGGCACACGTGTCGAAAATAAGAGAATATTCACCGGGGCCAGTAACTGGCTGAGTTTCTCGGAGGAAATGAGAATCCTGGGAATAGAGATTCATAATTTCGAATTACAGATCTTCCGGCACGAAGTATCTCCGGAGGCGGCTGCTTTCTTCAACATTAAACAAGGAACAAAAGTGATGAGACTGGAACGCTTAAGGGGGAAAAAAGAGCATCCTTTTGTGTATTTCACTTCGGAATTTAATCCGCAGATTCCTCTTTCCGCTTCTGAAAATTATAATCGCCCGCTTTATGAGATCCTCGAGTCAGATTACGGGATTATTGCTCAAACCTCGAAAGAGGAGATAAGCGCAGCAGCAGCAGATAACTTCATTGCTTCTAAACTGGAAATTAAACATGGCGTTCCAATCTTGGTCAGGAAAAGATATGTGTTTGACATCTACAATAATCCTATTGAATACAACGTAGGATGTTATCGCGCAGATTCATTCACCTACACGATTGAAAGCAAGAGGAATGTTTGA
- a CDS encoding ROK family protein, producing MSVYNHDNRIVMTLDAGGTNFVFSAIQANNEIVDPFCLPAYPDDLEKCLNTLIDGFTHVKDQLPAMPVAISFAFPGPADYKNGIIGDLPNFPSFRGGVPLGPFLQEHFKIPVFINNDGNLFAYGEALAGALPALNERLRANGCNRVYQNLVGITFGTGFGSGIVINRRLLTGDNHCGGDVWVFRNKLYPGKIAEESVSVRALVRVYNEFAKTKDSSLTPKEIFAIAEGEKEGDKQAAITSFTQFGEVAGDAIAHLLTFTDGIVVIGGGIIGAAKYIMPPLMKELHSSLATFDGNTFPRLQMDVIDPEDVRQFGQLISEESIPLAVRGSNKTVSYNPNKKTVIMKTLLGTSKAVSLGAYSYALSMLDN from the coding sequence ATGTCTGTATATAACCATGATAACCGTATTGTGATGACTCTGGATGCCGGGGGTACCAATTTTGTCTTCTCAGCCATTCAGGCCAATAATGAAATAGTAGACCCTTTTTGTTTGCCCGCCTATCCGGACGATCTGGAAAAATGTCTGAATACGCTGATCGATGGATTTACACATGTCAAAGATCAATTGCCTGCGATGCCCGTTGCCATTAGCTTTGCTTTTCCAGGCCCGGCTGATTACAAAAACGGTATAATCGGAGATTTACCTAATTTCCCTTCCTTCAGAGGCGGTGTTCCCCTCGGACCGTTTTTGCAGGAGCATTTTAAGATACCGGTATTTATTAATAATGATGGAAATCTCTTTGCCTATGGGGAAGCTTTGGCCGGAGCACTGCCAGCGCTTAACGAACGATTAAGGGCTAATGGGTGTAACAGAGTTTATCAAAATTTAGTTGGGATTACTTTCGGAACAGGCTTCGGTTCTGGAATAGTTATTAACAGGCGCCTTCTAACCGGTGACAATCATTGTGGAGGAGATGTGTGGGTATTTCGTAATAAGCTCTATCCCGGCAAAATAGCCGAAGAAAGTGTGAGCGTGCGGGCTCTGGTTCGCGTGTATAATGAATTTGCAAAAACTAAGGATAGCTCCCTCACACCTAAAGAAATATTTGCTATTGCAGAAGGTGAAAAAGAGGGGGATAAGCAGGCCGCAATAACAAGCTTCACTCAGTTTGGAGAGGTTGCCGGCGACGCTATAGCGCATCTGCTCACTTTTACGGATGGTATTGTAGTTATTGGCGGGGGTATTATAGGAGCAGCCAAATACATTATGCCACCCCTTATGAAGGAACTGCATTCCAGCCTGGCAACGTTCGATGGCAATACTTTCCCCCGCTTGCAAATGGATGTAATTGATCCGGAGGACGTCCGCCAGTTTGGGCAGCTTATTTCAGAGGAAAGTATACCGTTGGCTGTACGGGGTTCAAATAAAACAGTCAGTTATAACCCAAATAAAAAGACAGTAATTATGAAAACTCTTCTTGGAACCAGTAAAGCTGTGTCGCTCGGTGCATATTCATATGCGTTGAGTATGCTCGACAACTAA
- a CDS encoding class I mannose-6-phosphate isomerase — MISSYNKTPSIQVDGFITKGWDAVKSFIAEKSPETKVVAIDCYTGIHYSELKLQLASLEHTLFVDTNDLFVSQKDAEALTTRFMTDDTLFGYMSNISLSEYFDLAKLDAIRSVISSTNGRVIIFGCGAQLVTKSDLLIYADMPRWEIIQRMRSQEAKGLGIDNSKEPFSLQYKRGLFNDWRVLDKHKRSIYSSVDYWLDTVVPNEPKMIDKKTFYAGMDKAATSPFRVVPFFDPAPWGGQWMKDVCNLDRSKSNYGWCFDCVPEENSLLLEVDNIVFEMPSVNLVYTKSRQLLGEPVESRFGKEFPIRFDFLDTLEGGNLSLQVHPTTQYAQENFGLHYTQDESYYIMEAEEDAEVYLGLKTGIDKDAMICDLQKAEEGGFTFDAEKYVNKLPVKKHDHFLIPGGTVHCSGANAVVLEISATPNLFTFKLWDWQRLGLDGKPRPINVQRGKDVIDWGRDTEYIHENLVNRFEIVAEGDGWKEEKTGLHRNQFIETRRHTFTKAVTHYTDESVNVLNLVDGEEIIVESPVNAFDPLIIHYAETFIIPASIGEYTIRPYGASEGKECKTIKASVRI, encoded by the coding sequence ATGATAAGTTCATACAATAAAACACCATCAATTCAGGTAGACGGCTTTATTACAAAAGGTTGGGACGCTGTTAAGTCTTTTATAGCCGAAAAGAGTCCAGAAACAAAGGTCGTGGCTATCGACTGTTATACTGGAATACATTATAGTGAATTAAAGCTGCAGCTTGCCTCATTAGAACATACGCTGTTTGTTGATACAAACGATCTTTTTGTCTCACAAAAGGATGCAGAAGCCCTAACAACGCGTTTTATGACAGATGATACACTGTTCGGATATATGTCAAACATCTCCTTATCAGAATATTTTGATCTGGCGAAGTTAGATGCTATCCGCAGCGTAATAAGCAGTACAAACGGCAGGGTTATTATATTCGGCTGCGGTGCACAGTTAGTTACAAAAAGCGATCTGCTGATCTATGCCGATATGCCGCGCTGGGAAATAATACAGCGAATGCGTAGCCAGGAGGCAAAAGGTCTTGGGATAGACAATAGCAAAGAGCCGTTCTCTTTACAATATAAACGGGGATTGTTCAACGACTGGCGTGTACTAGATAAGCATAAGCGGTCTATTTATTCTTCTGTAGACTACTGGCTCGACACCGTTGTTCCGAACGAGCCTAAAATGATTGATAAGAAGACATTTTATGCAGGAATGGACAAGGCTGCCACATCGCCATTCAGGGTAGTACCATTTTTCGATCCTGCTCCATGGGGAGGGCAATGGATGAAAGATGTATGCAATCTCGATCGCTCCAAATCCAACTATGGCTGGTGCTTCGATTGTGTTCCTGAAGAAAACAGCCTCTTACTTGAGGTTGATAATATTGTATTCGAAATGCCTTCGGTGAACCTTGTTTACACAAAGAGTCGCCAGCTCTTAGGCGAACCTGTTGAATCGCGTTTTGGAAAGGAATTTCCTATCCGGTTTGACTTTCTTGACACACTGGAAGGTGGCAATCTCAGTTTACAGGTGCATCCTACTACTCAATATGCACAGGAAAATTTCGGACTGCACTACACGCAGGATGAGAGCTACTATATTATGGAAGCAGAAGAGGATGCCGAGGTCTATCTCGGGCTGAAGACGGGTATTGATAAAGATGCTATGATCTGTGATCTGCAGAAGGCAGAAGAAGGCGGCTTTACCTTCGATGCGGAGAAATACGTCAACAAGCTTCCGGTAAAGAAACATGATCATTTCCTTATTCCGGGCGGAACGGTGCATTGTTCGGGAGCAAATGCAGTGGTTCTTGAAATTAGTGCAACGCCTAACCTCTTTACGTTCAAATTATGGGACTGGCAGCGTCTTGGGCTCGACGGGAAACCAAGGCCTATAAATGTACAGCGGGGAAAAGATGTGATCGACTGGGGGCGTGATACTGAGTATATACACGAAAACCTGGTAAACCGATTTGAGATTGTTGCCGAAGGAGATGGCTGGAAAGAAGAAAAGACAGGGCTTCATCGTAACCAGTTTATTGAAACACGTCGCCACACATTCACCAAAGCGGTAACTCACTACACGGACGAAAGTGTAAATGTTCTGAATCTAGTTGATGGCGAGGAAATCATAGTTGAAAGTCCTGTAAATGCTTTCGATCCTCTGATCATTCACTATGCTGAAACGTTCATTATCCCGGCTTCAATAGGTGAATATACCATACGGCCTTACGGAGCGTCGGAAGGTAAAGAATGCAAGACGATAAAGGCATCAGTAAGAATTTAA
- a CDS encoding SusC/RagA family TonB-linked outer membrane protein yields the protein MKKSLTKICIGVLLHICFCIYGTGTYAQDTRSVVSGTVVDANNEAIIGASVKENGTASGTMTDINGRFSLKVSSMNATLTISYIGYKAKSVPIAGKQTLKIVLQESRVDLDEIVVVGYGTQKKVNLTGAVSSVNMKNLENKPVVNVVEALQGTTPGLTIQQSNSMPGSRPAINIRGVNTLNNNDPLVIIDGMQGDIQNVNITDIENISVLKDASSTAIYGSRASNGVILITTKKGIKGKPRIAYDYSYALQTPTFMPDIVDSWVYAELRNEALVNSGRPVQFGADQIRDFRQNGPNSNWMEEIYRSSAPQQSHNLSIAGGNDKTTYLVSAAYLDQASLFQGPDYGLKRGNFRVNLETNVSDRLKFNVLAAYTRNGIKDHAYWTEWLIEQATRMPPIYPIKDENGDYTFPGGSNSNALARLEQGGLRESQNDDLSGILNGEFKIIDGLKLRGMIGAKLYNNRLKENRKAIEGSGDKENRMTNSSQRIQEITSNLILSYDKKFGNHNLSALGGLSYEGNTDNRFSTFRVTDRSPYDIMGGEQTSNTGNQEWQTEWSIYSAFFRLNYNFKEKYLFEFNLRDDASSKFKKGNRSAWFPSASLAWRVSEEDFYPESLKGIMPGAKIRSSIGLVGNNRIGDYQYQANVNVGQGYNFGSNVASVATFDPYNADIKWETTRMFNVGADLDFFSNALSFSADYFINDTYDILVGLPLPGLYGSAAPIQNAGEVRTQGWELSARYNLKTGGVRHTLSATLSDSKNKVSDLKGSYFINGTDVTTIIKEGYPINSYYAYRSDGYFQNADEVAKGPHLAGITPKPGDIRYLDKNGDGIIKDDDDRFVLGNREPRLLYGINYRAEWKNLDFSMFWQGVGQRNVWLRGESVEAFHNNNEGPVFNFHIDRWTPSHPDASYPRLTVGAESANNAAKSNFWIENAAYLRLKNVQLGYTMPAKWTNKLPNSRLRIYATVQNALTFSDMKGGWDPETTDGGGRIYPVNRTYSFGLNLNF from the coding sequence ATGAAAAAATCATTAACTAAAATTTGTATTGGAGTTCTTTTGCATATATGTTTTTGCATATATGGTACAGGAACCTATGCGCAGGATACCAGAAGCGTAGTTAGTGGGACTGTAGTGGATGCAAATAATGAGGCCATTATTGGAGCTTCTGTTAAGGAGAACGGAACCGCCAGCGGGACCATGACCGATATCAATGGCCGCTTTTCATTAAAGGTGTCATCCATGAATGCAACGCTCACTATTTCCTATATCGGTTATAAGGCCAAAAGCGTACCTATAGCGGGTAAGCAGACATTAAAAATTGTTTTACAGGAAAGCAGGGTCGACCTGGATGAAATAGTAGTTGTGGGATATGGCACGCAAAAGAAGGTCAATCTAACTGGAGCAGTGTCGTCTGTAAACATGAAGAACCTGGAAAACAAGCCGGTAGTGAATGTAGTGGAAGCATTACAAGGCACAACTCCGGGCCTAACTATCCAGCAAAGCAATTCGATGCCCGGCAGCCGTCCTGCTATTAATATTCGCGGCGTCAATACTCTGAATAATAACGATCCATTAGTGATCATTGACGGCATGCAGGGCGACATCCAAAACGTGAATATAACCGACATCGAGAATATTTCGGTGTTGAAAGATGCTTCCTCTACGGCCATCTATGGTTCGCGTGCATCAAATGGTGTAATACTAATTACCACAAAGAAAGGAATCAAGGGAAAGCCCCGTATCGCATACGATTACTCTTATGCGCTTCAAACCCCTACCTTTATGCCCGACATTGTCGACTCGTGGGTATATGCCGAACTAAGAAACGAGGCATTAGTGAACTCGGGCCGGCCAGTACAATTTGGGGCTGATCAAATCAGGGACTTCAGGCAAAACGGCCCTAATTCAAACTGGATGGAAGAAATTTATAGATCTTCCGCTCCTCAGCAATCGCACAATCTTTCTATTGCCGGGGGTAACGACAAAACTACTTATCTGGTCTCTGCAGCTTACCTCGACCAGGCAAGTTTGTTCCAGGGGCCCGATTATGGCCTTAAACGCGGTAACTTTCGTGTGAACCTGGAAACGAATGTATCTGATCGTCTTAAGTTCAATGTATTGGCTGCTTATACACGCAACGGCATAAAAGATCATGCATACTGGACAGAATGGCTGATCGAGCAGGCAACACGTATGCCTCCTATCTATCCGATTAAGGATGAAAACGGCGATTATACCTTCCCGGGTGGAAGTAACTCAAATGCCCTTGCCCGTCTTGAGCAAGGTGGTCTTCGGGAAAGTCAGAATGATGATCTGTCGGGAATTCTGAATGGTGAGTTTAAGATCATAGACGGCCTGAAGTTAAGGGGAATGATCGGCGCTAAGTTGTACAATAATCGTCTTAAAGAAAACCGTAAGGCAATAGAAGGTTCAGGCGATAAGGAAAACCGGATGACCAATAGCTCGCAGCGTATTCAGGAGATTACGAGCAACCTGATTCTCTCTTACGATAAGAAATTCGGAAATCATAACCTCAGTGCTTTAGGCGGTTTATCGTATGAAGGAAACACCGATAACCGGTTCAGCACATTCCGGGTGACGGACCGAAGCCCATACGACATTATGGGAGGAGAACAAACCTCGAATACCGGAAACCAGGAATGGCAGACGGAATGGTCGATCTATTCAGCTTTCTTCCGCCTCAACTACAATTTCAAGGAAAAATACCTGTTCGAATTCAATTTGCGCGATGATGCCTCTTCTAAATTTAAAAAAGGAAACCGTTCGGCATGGTTCCCTTCGGCATCACTGGCATGGCGCGTGTCTGAAGAGGACTTCTATCCCGAAAGCCTGAAAGGCATCATGCCCGGGGCTAAAATCCGGAGTTCGATTGGACTGGTAGGGAATAACCGCATCGGAGACTATCAATATCAGGCAAATGTCAATGTAGGACAGGGATATAATTTTGGCTCAAATGTCGCTTCTGTTGCAACCTTCGACCCCTATAACGCTGATATAAAATGGGAAACAACGCGAATGTTCAATGTAGGCGCCGATCTTGATTTCTTCAGTAATGCGCTGTCGTTCTCTGCCGACTATTTTATAAACGATACGTATGATATTCTTGTTGGACTTCCGCTGCCGGGATTATATGGCTCTGCTGCGCCAATTCAAAATGCAGGCGAAGTACGTACACAAGGCTGGGAGTTATCGGCCAGGTATAATCTGAAAACGGGTGGCGTTAGACACACATTATCTGCTACGTTATCCGACAGCAAAAATAAAGTAAGCGATCTGAAGGGATCCTACTTCATAAACGGAACCGATGTTACTACTATTATCAAAGAAGGATATCCCATCAATTCCTATTATGCTTACAGATCTGACGGTTACTTTCAGAATGCTGACGAAGTAGCTAAAGGGCCGCATTTAGCAGGCATTACTCCAAAGCCGGGCGACATACGTTATCTGGATAAGAATGGAGATGGAATAATCAAAGATGACGACGACCGTTTTGTATTAGGAAACAGGGAGCCGCGCTTGCTTTATGGAATCAACTACAGAGCAGAATGGAAAAATCTCGACTTTTCGATGTTCTGGCAGGGAGTAGGGCAGCGTAATGTCTGGTTGAGGGGTGAATCTGTTGAGGCATTTCACAACAATAACGAAGGTCCCGTATTCAATTTTCACATCGACCGCTGGACACCCAGCCACCCGGATGCATCGTATCCGCGTTTAACTGTAGGTGCCGAGTCGGCCAACAACGCTGCTAAATCCAACTTCTGGATTGAAAACGCGGCTTACCTGAGGCTTAAAAATGTTCAGCTTGGTTATACAATGCCAGCAAAATGGACAAATAAGCTGCCCAATAGTCGCTTACGCATCTATGCAACGGTTCAAAATGCCCTGACTTTCTCTGACATGAAAGGCGGATGGGATCCCGAAACCACCGATGGTGGCGGACGTATTTACCCGGTAAACAGAACCTATTCTTTTGGACTGAATCTCAACTTTTAA
- a CDS encoding MFS transporter, with the protein MDQAQSQKKFAIFFPVFLSFFVMGFVDIVGVATNYIKKDFGLSDSMANLIPMMVFVWFAIFSIPTGMLMGRIGRKKTVLISLFITAIAMLLPLCFFDYFGALVSFALLGIGNTVLQVSLNPLAAAIVSQEKLASTLSMGQFIKAVSSFLGPVIVAFSASQLGNWHLAFLIYCIITVLSVVVLFTLPINESAASETPQQSSSFRQIAALLKDRHLVYCIIVILLIVGIDVGLNTSIPKLLMERAGLDLDDAALGTSLYFASRTIGTFIGALLLIKLSPVGFLRVTLIVAILAFAGMMLSSSLWPLLILIAVVGLACANVFSIIFTLALKHDMTHSNEISALMIMGVSGGALLSPIQGLITDQWNFTSGMSVILVSLVITGFISFKFKS; encoded by the coding sequence ATGGATCAAGCACAATCTCAAAAGAAATTTGCAATATTTTTCCCTGTTTTCCTCAGCTTCTTCGTGATGGGCTTTGTGGACATAGTGGGGGTAGCTACCAATTACATAAAGAAGGACTTTGGTCTTTCCGACTCAATGGCTAACCTCATACCGATGATGGTATTCGTATGGTTCGCGATATTTTCTATTCCAACAGGCATGCTGATGGGAAGAATAGGCAGGAAGAAAACAGTCCTCATATCATTGTTTATAACGGCGATAGCCATGCTGCTGCCATTATGCTTCTTTGATTATTTTGGCGCACTGGTTTCTTTCGCTCTTTTAGGAATTGGAAATACCGTCCTGCAGGTGTCACTTAATCCGCTGGCGGCAGCTATCGTAAGCCAGGAGAAATTGGCGAGCACGCTTTCTATGGGGCAGTTTATCAAGGCTGTATCGTCTTTTCTTGGCCCTGTGATAGTAGCATTTTCGGCAAGTCAGTTAGGTAACTGGCATTTAGCTTTTCTGATTTACTGCATCATCACTGTTCTTTCTGTTGTTGTTCTCTTCACGTTACCAATAAATGAATCGGCCGCGTCAGAAACACCGCAGCAATCCTCTTCTTTTAGACAGATTGCTGCTCTGCTTAAAGACCGGCACCTGGTATACTGTATTATCGTCATCCTTTTGATTGTGGGCATAGATGTCGGGTTAAATACCAGTATTCCTAAGCTGCTGATGGAGCGGGCAGGTTTGGATCTGGACGACGCAGCTTTAGGAACAAGCTTGTATTTTGCATCGCGTACTATAGGCACTTTTATAGGAGCGCTTCTTTTAATTAAGCTGTCTCCTGTTGGGTTTTTGCGCGTAACGCTGATTGTCGCCATTCTCGCGTTTGCAGGCATGATGCTCTCTTCATCCCTTTGGCCATTGCTCATTCTTATTGCGGTTGTAGGGTTAGCTTGTGCAAACGTGTTCTCTATTATCTTCACCCTTGCTCTGAAACACGATATGACGCATTCAAATGAAATATCGGCGTTGATGATTATGGGTGTTTCTGGAGGCGCATTATTATCTCCCATACAAGGATTGATCACCGATCAGTGGAACTTCACATCCGGTATGTCGGTTATCCTCGTCAGTCTGGTAATTACGGGTTTCATCTCATTTAAATTCAAATCGTGA
- a CDS encoding SusE domain-containing protein: MKKLQVSIIMVVLLAFFGCKDDYQLSTDFTVPSDLSSPKKVILDVTSSSPITFSWSGGGAADGSYVLYDVVFDKKGGDFSNPIQKLPGDNGALTKLTLSHDQLNSIARKAGIKPGETGTLSWTVLTSKGGDVKKAEVSSDIELTRGEGIDNMPDKLYLHGSGNESSGASGLPFRKASEGIYVIYSKVSGSGDLELKGTLGQDEFSYYLDGTKLKEGPGVIKLAPNANPYRITVNFNTLSVKTEVISGVRCIWGATFGTIGNLAYIGSGKFEARNCAIKFIDPSRPDTNPPGWLGWTEERYYFIANIDGSDKCWGRMDGVSAERPSGNEPLSFYQLGEFSWSQWDHLWKMSGDLDLKRATITIDTNKDNLMVHQFSNITTL, translated from the coding sequence ATGAAAAAGTTACAAGTTTCAATTATAATGGTTGTTTTGCTGGCATTCTTTGGTTGTAAAGATGATTACCAGCTATCAACTGACTTTACTGTTCCCAGCGACTTGTCGTCACCCAAGAAAGTGATATTGGATGTTACTTCATCCTCCCCGATCACGTTTTCATGGAGCGGCGGCGGGGCTGCCGATGGTTCATATGTATTGTATGATGTAGTCTTCGACAAAAAGGGAGGCGATTTCAGCAATCCCATTCAAAAACTTCCGGGCGACAACGGAGCTTTAACTAAATTAACGTTAAGCCACGATCAGCTGAATAGTATTGCCCGTAAAGCGGGGATAAAGCCTGGGGAGACAGGCACGTTATCGTGGACCGTGCTAACTTCCAAAGGGGGAGATGTTAAAAAAGCGGAAGTAAGCAGTGATATTGAGCTTACCAGAGGAGAAGGAATTGATAATATGCCTGATAAATTATATCTCCATGGCTCTGGTAACGAGAGCAGCGGAGCTAGTGGCCTGCCTTTCCGAAAAGCTTCAGAGGGCATATACGTGATCTATTCGAAGGTTTCCGGCAGCGGCGACCTGGAACTGAAAGGAACTTTAGGCCAAGACGAGTTCAGTTATTACCTGGATGGAACGAAACTTAAAGAAGGGCCTGGAGTTATCAAATTAGCGCCCAATGCAAACCCCTACAGGATCACAGTAAACTTCAATACGCTATCGGTTAAAACGGAGGTTATTTCTGGCGTAAGGTGCATCTGGGGAGCAACATTCGGCACAATCGGAAACCTTGCTTATATCGGAAGCGGGAAGTTTGAAGCAAGGAACTGTGCTATTAAATTTATCGACCCGAGCCGGCCCGATACAAATCCTCCGGGATGGCTGGGCTGGACTGAAGAACGCTACTACTTTATCGCAAATATAGATGGGTCCGATAAATGCTGGGGACGCATGGATGGCGTAAGTGCAGAAAGACCTTCTGGAAATGAGCCGTTGTCATTTTACCAGTTAGGCGAGTTTTCCTGGAGCCAATGGGATCATCTTTGGAAAATGAGCGGTGATCTCGACCTGAAGCGTGCTACCATAACCATCGATACCAACAAGGATAATCTGATGGTCCATCAGTTTTCTAATATAACAACTCTTTAA